One genomic region from Bradyrhizobium icense encodes:
- a CDS encoding ABC transporter permease — MTAISGPVYKSRAPSLALRYALRELRGGLRGFYVFIACIALGVMAIAGVGSVAASLSEGLTREGRTLLGGDVAFSLIQREAKPEELAFLRARGQVSVAAALRVMARASDGRLALVELKAVDGNYPMLGQLTLDPQMPMSELLAERDGAFGAAVDSTLLARLDLKLGDPIGIGNATFQIRSVVGAEPDKLAGNVGLGPRVLVSETSLRATGLLQPGSLVRWIYRVKLPDNASDERAAAQLVSSARSTLPEAGWWIRSRDNASPQLERTINRFTQFLTLVGLAALLVGGVGVANAVKSHIDRRRDVIASFKALGATGRDVFTIYLTQVILLAGIGSVIGLAAGAALPFVIVGLFGKLLPLPVIPALHADELALSFLYGLLTALAFGLWPLGRVHDVPVAALFREEVAREWHRPRWGYLALMAVVIVLLVTVAIGLAYDKRVAAVFVVSSVAVFALLRGVAAGLMALARRLPRSRITMLRLAIANIYRPGALTPSVVMSLGLGLAVLVTITQIDGNLRRQFLAALPERAPSFYFIDIPTADADRFGDFLKKVAPQSTVDDVPMLRGRIVAARGVRADELKPSQDTEWVLQSDRGLTYTNEVPKGSKVVEGEWWNADYKGPPLVSMEKRIADGLKLKIGDEIVVNVLGRDIPARISNLRNVDWQGLGINFVLVFSPNAFKGAPHSHVATLSEVHPEPAGDARIIKQVADAFPMVTSVRVREALETVGTVVTNLVLAIRGASAVTLISAILVLGGALAAGHRHRVYDAVILKTLGATRVRLLGAYALEYLMIGLATAVFGVIAGSIAAWLIVTRLMTLSFIWQAGSAAGVVAAALIVTVGLGLAGTLLALNQKPASVLRNL, encoded by the coding sequence ATGACCGCGATTTCCGGGCCGGTCTACAAGAGCCGCGCACCCTCACTGGCGCTGCGCTACGCGCTTCGCGAATTGCGTGGCGGCCTGCGTGGCTTTTACGTCTTTATTGCCTGCATCGCGCTCGGCGTCATGGCAATTGCCGGCGTTGGCTCGGTGGCGGCAAGCCTTAGCGAAGGGTTGACGCGCGAGGGACGCACCTTGCTCGGCGGCGATGTCGCGTTCTCGCTGATCCAGCGCGAAGCCAAGCCGGAGGAACTCGCTTTCCTGCGCGCGCGCGGCCAGGTGTCGGTTGCGGCCGCGCTGCGGGTGATGGCCCGCGCCAGCGACGGCAGGCTGGCGCTGGTCGAGCTCAAGGCGGTCGACGGCAACTATCCGATGCTCGGACAGTTGACGCTTGATCCTCAAATGCCGATGTCGGAGCTGCTGGCTGAACGCGACGGCGCGTTCGGCGCAGCGGTCGATTCCACGCTGCTGGCGCGGCTCGATCTCAAGCTCGGCGACCCCATCGGAATCGGCAACGCCACGTTCCAGATCCGCAGCGTGGTCGGCGCCGAGCCAGACAAGCTCGCCGGCAATGTCGGCCTGGGCCCGCGCGTTCTGGTCAGCGAAACCAGCCTGCGCGCCACCGGATTGCTGCAGCCGGGCAGCCTGGTGCGCTGGATCTACCGCGTGAAGTTGCCGGACAATGCATCCGACGAACGCGCCGCGGCCCAGTTGGTCAGCAGCGCCCGGAGCACCTTGCCGGAAGCCGGCTGGTGGATCCGCAGCCGCGACAACGCCTCGCCGCAGCTCGAACGCACCATCAACCGCTTCACCCAGTTCCTGACGCTGGTCGGCCTCGCGGCCCTTCTGGTCGGCGGCGTCGGCGTCGCCAACGCCGTCAAGAGCCATATCGATCGCCGCCGCGACGTCATCGCCTCGTTCAAGGCGCTGGGCGCCACCGGCCGCGACGTCTTCACGATCTATCTGACGCAGGTGATCCTGCTCGCCGGGATCGGGTCGGTGATCGGGCTTGCCGCCGGCGCGGCCTTGCCGTTTGTCATCGTCGGCCTGTTCGGCAAGCTACTGCCGCTGCCGGTGATTCCTGCCCTGCACGCCGACGAACTGGCGCTGTCGTTCCTCTACGGCCTGCTCACCGCGCTCGCCTTCGGGCTGTGGCCGCTAGGCCGGGTGCATGATGTCCCCGTCGCGGCATTGTTTCGCGAGGAGGTCGCCCGCGAATGGCACCGCCCGCGCTGGGGCTATCTCGCGCTGATGGCCGTGGTGATCGTACTCCTTGTCACGGTCGCGATCGGGCTGGCCTACGACAAGCGGGTCGCCGCCGTGTTCGTCGTTTCCTCGGTCGCGGTGTTTGCGCTGCTGCGTGGCGTCGCCGCCGGGCTGATGGCACTCGCCCGCCGGCTGCCCCGAAGCCGAATCACCATGCTGCGGCTGGCGATCGCCAACATCTACCGGCCCGGAGCCCTGACGCCCTCGGTCGTGATGTCGCTCGGCCTTGGGCTCGCGGTCCTGGTCACGATCACCCAGATTGACGGCAATCTGCGTCGGCAGTTCCTGGCCGCATTGCCGGAGCGTGCGCCCTCGTTCTACTTCATCGACATTCCGACCGCCGATGCCGACCGCTTCGGCGACTTCCTCAAGAAAGTGGCGCCGCAATCGACGGTGGACGATGTGCCGATGCTGCGTGGACGCATCGTCGCGGCCCGCGGCGTCAGGGCCGACGAGCTCAAGCCGTCGCAGGATACCGAATGGGTGCTGCAGAGCGACCGCGGCCTGACCTATACCAACGAAGTTCCCAAAGGCTCCAAGGTCGTCGAGGGCGAATGGTGGAACGCGGACTATAAGGGGCCGCCGCTGGTCTCGATGGAAAAGCGGATCGCGGACGGCCTCAAGCTCAAGATCGGCGACGAGATCGTGGTCAACGTGCTCGGCCGCGACATTCCGGCCCGGATCAGCAATCTCCGCAACGTCGACTGGCAGGGGCTCGGCATCAATTTCGTGCTGGTGTTCTCACCCAACGCCTTCAAGGGCGCGCCGCACAGCCATGTCGCGACCCTGTCCGAGGTCCACCCGGAGCCGGCCGGCGACGCCCGAATCATCAAGCAGGTGGCTGACGCTTTCCCGATGGTCACCAGCGTTCGGGTCCGCGAAGCTCTGGAGACCGTCGGCACCGTCGTCACCAACCTCGTGCTCGCCATCCGCGGCGCCAGCGCGGTGACGCTGATCTCGGCGATCCTGGTGCTCGGCGGCGCGCTCGCCGCCGGCCACCGCCACCGGGTCTACGACGCGGTGATCCTGAAAACGCTGGGCGCCACGCGGGTGCGGCTGCTCGGGGCCTATGCGCTGGAATACCTGATGATCGGCCTCGCCACCGCCGTGTTCGGCGTCATCGCGGGCTCGATCGCGGCCTGGCTGATCGTGACCCGGCTGATGACGCTCAGCTTCATCTGGCAGGCCGGCAGTGCGGCCGGCGTGGTGGCCGCCGCCCTGATCGTCACGGTCGGGCTGGGGCTCGCCGGAACGTTGTTGGCCCTGAACCAGAAGCCGGCCAGCGTGTTACGGAATTTGTGA
- a CDS encoding heme ABC transporter permease, translating into MTLIDLANPSKFLALTARVLPWLAGATAILLLVGFYQSATAPDDYQQGATVKIMFIHVPNAWLSMFVWGVMSIAALGTLVWRHPLADVAAKAAAPIGAAFTFLALVTGSLWGRPMWGTYWEWDARLTSVLILFLMYLGLMALWRAVDDPSRAARAAAVLTLVGAINLPIIKFSVDWWNTLHQPASVMRMGGPSLDNAFLIPLLVMAVGFSFLFVTLHLAAMRNEILRRRVRSLQMMQASQQAA; encoded by the coding sequence ATGACGCTGATCGACCTCGCCAATCCCTCGAAATTTCTCGCGCTGACGGCGCGCGTGTTGCCGTGGCTGGCAGGCGCGACCGCGATCCTTTTGCTGGTCGGTTTCTATCAGTCGGCGACGGCTCCCGACGATTACCAGCAGGGCGCTACCGTCAAGATCATGTTCATCCACGTGCCGAATGCGTGGCTTTCGATGTTTGTGTGGGGCGTCATGAGCATAGCCGCGCTGGGCACGCTGGTATGGCGCCATCCGCTGGCCGACGTTGCGGCCAAGGCCGCCGCGCCGATCGGCGCGGCATTCACGTTTCTCGCGCTGGTCACCGGCTCGCTGTGGGGACGGCCGATGTGGGGCACCTATTGGGAATGGGATGCGCGGCTGACGTCGGTGTTGATCCTGTTCCTGATGTATCTCGGGCTGATGGCGCTGTGGCGCGCGGTGGACGATCCCTCACGGGCGGCGCGGGCCGCAGCCGTCCTGACGCTGGTCGGCGCAATCAATCTCCCGATCATCAAGTTCTCGGTCGATTGGTGGAACACGCTGCATCAGCCAGCGTCCGTGATGCGGATGGGCGGCCCCTCCCTCGACAACGCATTCCTGATTCCCCTGCTCGTGATGGCAGTCGGATTCTCGTTTTTGTTCGTCACGCTGCACCTGGCGGCCATGCGCAACGAGATCCTGCGCCGCCGCGTGCGCAGCTTGCAGATGATGCAAGCCAGCCAACAGGCGGCATGA
- the ccmD gene encoding heme exporter protein CcmD, which translates to MSLGPYTSFIVTSYTLVAAVVLLLIFWIALDYRHQKERLRELEASGVTRRSGRQTADI; encoded by the coding sequence ATGTCGCTCGGCCCCTACACATCCTTTATCGTGACCTCCTACACGCTGGTGGCGGCGGTCGTGCTGCTTCTGATCTTCTGGATCGCGCTCGACTATCGTCATCAAAAGGAACGCCTGCGCGAACTCGAGGCCTCTGGCGTAACCAGACGCTCCGGCCGCCAGACGGCGGACATTTGA
- a CDS encoding DsbE family thiol:disulfide interchange protein, producing MSAPATSDQPRSRRWVVALPLIGFLAVAGLFLLRLYGGDPSKIPSALIGQPAPQTMLPALEGLVHNGVPVPGLDPAVFKGKVSVVNVWASWCVPCHDEAPLLTALAKDTRLQIVGINYKDSPDNARRFLGRYGNPFVAVGADSNGRGSIEWGVYGVPETFVVGRDGTIRYKLVGPVTPANLDSVLKVEIEKALK from the coding sequence ATGAGTGCGCCCGCAACATCGGATCAACCGCGCAGCCGCCGCTGGGTCGTCGCGCTGCCGCTGATCGGCTTTCTCGCGGTCGCTGGACTGTTCCTGCTGCGGCTCTACGGCGGCGACCCGTCAAAGATCCCTTCCGCGCTGATCGGCCAGCCGGCGCCGCAAACAATGTTGCCGGCGCTGGAGGGCCTCGTCCATAACGGCGTCCCCGTCCCTGGGCTCGACCCGGCCGTGTTCAAGGGCAAGGTCTCCGTCGTCAATGTCTGGGCGTCCTGGTGCGTGCCATGCCACGACGAGGCGCCGTTGTTGACCGCGCTGGCAAAGGACACACGGCTGCAGATCGTCGGCATCAACTACAAGGACTCTCCTGATAACGCCCGCCGCTTCCTCGGCCGCTACGGCAATCCGTTTGTCGCCGTCGGCGCCGACAGCAACGGCCGCGGCTCGATCGAATGGGGCGTCTATGGCGTGCCCGAAACCTTCGTGGTCGGCCGCGACGGCACCATCCGCTACAAGCTGGTCGGGCCGGTGACGCCGGCCAATCTCGACAGCGTGCTGAAGGTCGAAATCGAGAAGGCGTTGAAGTGA
- a CDS encoding Bax inhibitor-1/YccA family protein — MSDLDRNYVSPFGRAAGRVDAAAVDAGLRAYMLRIYNYMSIGLAITGLAALGVYMAAVTTDQAGAAARFGNAFLTPFGYAMFVSPLKWLFILAPLAMVFAISFGINRLRPATAQLLFWAFSALMGISLSSIFLVYTHTSIVRVFFITAATFGALSLYGYTTKRDMSGMGSFLFMGLIGVIIASLVNLFLASSMLQFIVSVVGVLVFAGLTAWDTQRLKNDYIYGYASQGGEIAEKAAITGALSLYLNFINLFTLLLQLLGQRE, encoded by the coding sequence ATGTCGGACCTAGACCGTAACTACGTATCTCCTTTCGGCCGGGCTGCCGGACGCGTTGACGCTGCGGCCGTCGATGCCGGTCTGCGCGCCTACATGCTGCGCATCTACAATTACATGAGCATCGGCCTTGCGATCACCGGCCTTGCGGCGCTCGGCGTCTACATGGCCGCGGTGACGACCGACCAGGCCGGGGCCGCCGCCAGGTTCGGCAACGCCTTCCTTACGCCGTTCGGCTACGCGATGTTTGTCAGCCCGCTGAAGTGGCTGTTCATCCTCGCGCCGCTGGCGATGGTGTTCGCGATCTCGTTCGGTATCAACCGGCTGCGGCCCGCGACAGCACAATTGCTGTTCTGGGCCTTCTCGGCGCTGATGGGCATTTCGCTGTCGTCGATCTTCCTGGTGTACACGCACACCTCGATCGTGCGGGTGTTCTTCATCACCGCGGCGACCTTCGGCGCACTGAGCCTCTACGGTTACACCACCAAGCGTGACATGAGCGGCATGGGGTCGTTCCTGTTCATGGGCCTGATCGGTGTCATCATCGCGAGCCTGGTCAACCTGTTCCTGGCAAGCTCGATGCTGCAGTTCATCGTCTCGGTGGTTGGCGTGCTGGTGTTCGCGGGCCTCACCGCCTGGGATACCCAGCGGCTGAAGAACGACTACATCTACGGCTACGCCTCTCAGGGCGGCGAGATTGCCGAGAAAGCGGCGATTACCGGTGCGCTGTCCCTCTACCTGAACTTCATCAACCTGTTCACGCTGCTGTTGCAGCTACTCGGCCAGCGCGAATAG
- the acnA gene encoding aconitate hydratase AcnA, which translates to MTSLDSFKCRKTLKVGSKTYVYYSLPTAEKNGLKGIAKLPYSMKVLLENLLRNEDGRTVKKEDIVAVSKWLRKRKLEHEVAFRPARVLMQDFTGVPAVVDLAAMRNAMQALGGDAEKINPLVPVDLVIDHSVIVNFFGDNKAFGKNVVEEYKQNQERYEFLKWGQKAFSNFSVVPPGTGICHQVNLEYLAQTVWTKKEKMTVGKKTGTFEVAYPDSLVGTDSHTTMVNGLAVLGWGVGGIEAEACMLGQPLSMLLPEVVGFKLKGQLKEGVTATDLVLTVTQMLRKQGVVGKFVEFFGPGLDYLSVADKATIGNMAPEYGATCGFFPVDAATIDYLKTSGRKTDRVTLVAAYAKAQGLFRTAKSTDPVFTETLTLDLKDVVPSMAGPKRPEGRVALPAVSTGFATALAGEYKKPEGGSNRYAVEGRDFDLGHGDVVIAAITSCTNTSNPSVLIGAGLLARNAAAKGLTAKPWVKTSLAPGSQVVAEYLANSGLQKDLDKVGFNLVGFGCTTCIGNSGPLPEDISKSINDNGIVAAAVLSGNRNFEGRVSPDVQANYLASPPLVVAYALAGTVTKDLAVEPIGTGKDGKPVYLKDIWPTAKEINAFMKKFVTATIFKKRYADVFKGDTNWRKIKTVGSETYRWNMSSTYVQNPPYFEGMKKQPDPIADVVDARILALFGDKITTDHISPAGSIKLTSPAGKFLSEHQVRPADFNQYGTRRGNHEIMMRGTFANIRIKNFMLKGADGNIPEGGLTKHWPDGEQMSIYDAAMKYQQESVPLVVFAGAEYGNGSSRDWAAKGTRLLGVRAVICQSFERIHRSNLVGMGVLPLTFEDGTSWTSLGLKGDETVTIRGLQGDLKPRQTLTAEIVSGDGSLQRVPLLCRIDTLDELEYYRNGGILHYVLRKLAA; encoded by the coding sequence ATGACCTCGCTCGACAGCTTCAAATGCCGCAAGACCCTCAAGGTCGGCAGCAAGACCTACGTGTATTACAGCCTGCCCACCGCCGAGAAGAACGGTCTGAAGGGAATTGCCAAGCTGCCCTATTCGATGAAGGTGCTCTTGGAAAACCTGCTGCGCAACGAGGACGGCCGCACGGTCAAGAAAGAAGACATCGTCGCGGTTTCGAAGTGGCTCAGGAAGCGCAAGCTCGAGCATGAAGTGGCGTTCCGTCCGGCGCGCGTCTTGATGCAGGATTTCACCGGCGTGCCGGCGGTGGTCGATCTTGCCGCGATGCGCAACGCGATGCAGGCGCTCGGCGGCGACGCCGAAAAGATCAACCCGCTGGTGCCGGTCGACCTCGTGATCGACCACTCGGTCATCGTCAATTTCTTCGGCGACAACAAGGCGTTCGGCAAGAACGTCGTCGAGGAATACAAGCAGAACCAGGAACGCTACGAGTTCCTGAAGTGGGGCCAGAAGGCGTTCTCGAATTTCTCCGTGGTGCCGCCTGGCACCGGCATCTGCCACCAGGTCAATCTCGAATATCTCGCACAGACGGTGTGGACCAAGAAAGAGAAGATGACGGTCGGCAAGAAGACCGGCACCTTCGAAGTCGCCTATCCGGATTCGCTGGTCGGTACCGACTCGCACACCACCATGGTCAACGGCCTCGCCGTGCTCGGCTGGGGCGTCGGCGGCATCGAGGCGGAAGCCTGCATGCTCGGCCAGCCGCTGTCGATGCTGCTGCCAGAAGTCGTCGGCTTCAAGCTGAAGGGCCAGCTCAAGGAAGGCGTCACCGCGACCGACCTCGTGCTGACGGTGACCCAGATGCTGCGCAAGCAGGGCGTGGTCGGCAAGTTCGTCGAGTTCTTCGGCCCCGGCCTCGACTATCTCTCGGTCGCGGACAAGGCGACCATCGGCAACATGGCGCCGGAATACGGCGCGACCTGCGGCTTCTTCCCGGTCGATGCCGCGACCATCGATTACCTCAAGACCTCCGGTCGCAAGACCGACCGTGTCACGCTCGTTGCCGCCTATGCCAAGGCGCAGGGCTTGTTCCGCACGGCGAAATCGACCGACCCGGTATTCACGGAAACGCTGACGCTCGATCTCAAGGATGTCGTCCCGTCGATGGCTGGCCCGAAGCGCCCCGAAGGCCGCGTCGCGTTGCCGGCGGTCTCCACCGGCTTCGCGACCGCGCTCGCCGGCGAATACAAGAAGCCTGAAGGCGGGTCGAACCGCTATGCGGTCGAGGGCCGCGACTTCGATCTCGGCCATGGCGATGTCGTGATCGCCGCGATCACCTCCTGCACCAATACCTCCAACCCGAGCGTGTTGATCGGCGCGGGCCTGCTCGCGCGCAACGCCGCCGCCAAGGGGCTGACGGCCAAGCCGTGGGTGAAGACCTCGCTCGCTCCGGGCAGCCAGGTGGTTGCGGAATATCTGGCCAATTCCGGCCTGCAGAAGGATCTCGACAAGGTCGGCTTCAACCTGGTCGGCTTCGGCTGCACCACCTGCATCGGCAATTCCGGCCCGCTGCCGGAGGACATTTCTAAGTCGATCAACGACAACGGCATCGTTGCCGCGGCCGTGCTCTCGGGCAACCGCAATTTTGAGGGCCGCGTCTCGCCGGACGTGCAGGCGAACTACCTGGCGTCGCCGCCGCTGGTGGTGGCCTACGCGCTGGCGGGCACGGTGACCAAGGACCTCGCGGTCGAACCGATCGGCACCGGCAAGGACGGCAAGCCGGTCTACCTGAAGGATATCTGGCCGACCGCGAAGGAGATCAACGCCTTCATGAAGAAGTTCGTGACGGCGACGATCTTCAAGAAGCGCTACGCCGACGTGTTCAAGGGCGATACCAACTGGCGCAAGATCAAGACGGTCGGGAGCGAGACCTATCGCTGGAATATGAGCTCGACCTATGTGCAGAATCCGCCCTATTTCGAGGGCATGAAGAAGCAGCCGGATCCGATCGCCGACGTCGTCGATGCGCGGATCCTGGCGCTGTTCGGCGACAAGATCACCACCGACCACATCTCGCCGGCCGGTTCGATCAAGCTGACCTCTCCCGCAGGTAAATTCCTGAGCGAGCATCAGGTGCGTCCGGCCGACTTCAACCAGTACGGCACGCGGCGCGGCAATCACGAGATCATGATGCGCGGCACGTTCGCCAACATCCGCATCAAGAACTTCATGCTGAAGGGCGCCGACGGCAATATTCCGGAGGGCGGACTTACCAAGCACTGGCCGGACGGCGAGCAGATGTCGATCTACGACGCGGCAATGAAGTATCAGCAGGAGAGCGTGCCGCTGGTGGTGTTCGCCGGCGCCGAATACGGCAACGGCTCCTCGCGCGACTGGGCTGCGAAGGGCACCCGTCTGCTCGGCGTCCGCGCCGTGATCTGCCAGAGCTTTGAGCGTATCCATCGCTCCAACCTGGTCGGCATGGGCGTGTTGCCGCTCACCTTCGAAGACGGCACGTCGTGGACATCGCTGGGCCTCAAGGGCGACGAGACGGTGACGATTCGCGGGCTCCAGGGCGATTTGAAGCCGCGCCAGACCCTGACGGCCGAGATCGTGTCCGGCGATGGTTCGCTGCAGCGCGTGCCGCTGCTTTGCCGCATCGATACCCTCGATGAGCTCGAGTACTACCGAAATGGCGGCATTCTGCATTATGTGCTGCGCAAACTTGCGGCCTAG
- a CDS encoding DUF2794 domain-containing protein, translating to MNPISEDTDPSASRAVARAATAVPPPSSVTFNRLELNRILNLYGRMVADGEWRDYAIDFLKDRAVFSVFRRASEVPIYRIEKDPRLARKQGMYSVISATGLILRRGHELDRVLLVIDRKLAVV from the coding sequence ATGAACCCGATATCGGAGGACACCGATCCGAGCGCGAGCCGCGCAGTGGCGCGCGCCGCCACTGCAGTCCCGCCGCCGAGCAGCGTCACATTCAATCGTCTCGAACTCAACCGTATCCTGAATTTGTACGGGCGCATGGTCGCCGATGGCGAGTGGCGCGACTATGCCATCGACTTTCTGAAGGACCGCGCGGTGTTTTCGGTCTTTCGCCGCGCTTCCGAAGTTCCGATCTATCGCATCGAGAAAGATCCGCGGCTCGCGCGCAAGCAGGGCATGTACAGCGTGATCTCGGCGACCGGACTGATCCTGCGCCGCGGCCACGAACTGGACCGCGTGCTGCTGGTAATCGACCGCAAGCTGGCGGTGGTTTAA
- the ccmB gene encoding heme exporter protein CcmB codes for MTALAALIRRDIKIALRVGGGALIGVLFFLTVTVLMPFAIGPDLPLLTRLGPAILWLGALLASLLTLDRLFTADHEDGSLDLVVMGRTPLELACAAKALAHWLAAGVPLIVATPVLGLLLNLDAAATSAVALTLLVGTPALTFTGMIGAALAVTLHRGGLLLAVLVLPLSIPVLIFGVAASQAAITGPLSFGTPFSILCALSLVSFVVGPFAAAASLRHGLD; via the coding sequence ATGACCGCCTTGGCCGCGCTGATTCGCCGGGACATCAAGATCGCGCTCCGTGTCGGCGGCGGGGCGCTGATCGGGGTGCTGTTTTTCCTCACCGTTACCGTGCTGATGCCGTTTGCGATCGGGCCCGATCTGCCGCTATTGACCCGGCTCGGCCCCGCAATCCTCTGGCTTGGCGCGCTCTTAGCCAGCCTGCTCACGCTCGACCGGCTCTTCACAGCCGACCATGAGGACGGCTCGCTCGACCTGGTTGTAATGGGCCGGACACCGCTGGAACTCGCCTGTGCGGCGAAAGCGCTGGCGCATTGGCTCGCTGCCGGTGTACCGCTGATCGTGGCGACGCCCGTGCTCGGGCTGTTGCTCAACCTCGACGCCGCGGCGACGTCGGCGGTGGCGCTGACCCTGCTGGTGGGAACGCCGGCGCTGACGTTTACCGGCATGATCGGCGCGGCGCTCGCCGTGACATTACACCGCGGCGGCCTCTTGCTCGCGGTGCTGGTGCTTCCGCTATCTATCCCGGTGCTGATCTTCGGCGTTGCAGCCTCGCAGGCGGCCATTACCGGCCCGCTGTCGTTTGGAACTCCGTTTTCGATCCTTTGCGCGCTCTCGCTGGTCAGTTTCGTGGTCGGACCGTTTGCCGCTGCGGCCAGCCTGCGGCACGGTCTGGACTGA
- a CDS encoding GNAT family N-acetyltransferase: MSTPEIRPATEADLPAITEIYEHAVRYGTATFELVPPDLAEMTRRFKVLSDGGFPYFVAAEGQVIGYAYAGPYRPRPAYRFTVENSVYLKPATHRRGIGLQLMQRLIAECEARGYRQMIAVIGDSANAGSIGVHAKCGFQMIGTHPCVGFKFGRWLDTVMMQRALGEGATTIPTS; the protein is encoded by the coding sequence ATGTCCACGCCTGAAATCCGGCCCGCCACCGAGGCCGACCTCCCTGCCATCACCGAGATCTACGAGCACGCGGTGCGCTACGGCACCGCCACGTTCGAGCTTGTCCCGCCCGACCTCGCCGAGATGACCCGGCGGTTCAAAGTCCTGTCGGATGGCGGCTTTCCCTATTTCGTCGCCGCCGAAGGCCAAGTGATCGGATACGCCTATGCCGGCCCCTACCGGCCACGGCCGGCCTACCGCTTCACGGTGGAGAATTCGGTCTATTTGAAACCGGCCACGCACCGGCGCGGCATCGGCCTGCAACTGATGCAGCGGCTGATCGCCGAATGCGAGGCGCGCGGGTACCGGCAGATGATCGCCGTCATCGGCGACTCCGCCAATGCTGGCTCGATCGGTGTTCACGCCAAATGCGGTTTCCAGATGATCGGGACGCATCCCTGTGTCGGCTTCAAGTTCGGCCGCTGGCTCGACACGGTGATGATGCAGCGCGCGCTGGGTGAAGGCGCAACGACGATCCCCACTTCGTAG
- the ccmA gene encoding heme ABC exporter ATP-binding protein CcmA: MRLSGRQIDCIRGGRGVFSGLDFEAASGEVLAVVGPNGSGKTSLLRLIAGLLVPAGGSVELEGGDAELTLPEQSHYLGHRDALKPALSVLENLSFWRDFLGGETGDVNPCLAAVGLGHATYLPAAYLSAGQRRRLSIARLLAVRRPVWLLDEPTSALDTAGQEIFVGVMREHLASGGIIVAATHAPLGIEARELRMGGGK, from the coding sequence ATGCGGCTCTCGGGGCGCCAAATCGACTGTATCAGGGGTGGCCGCGGCGTGTTCTCAGGCCTCGATTTCGAAGCCGCTTCTGGCGAGGTGCTGGCCGTGGTTGGCCCGAACGGCTCCGGCAAAACCTCGCTGCTGCGTCTGATCGCGGGTCTCCTGGTGCCGGCGGGCGGGTCAGTCGAGCTGGAGGGCGGTGATGCCGAGCTGACCCTGCCGGAACAATCCCACTATCTCGGCCATCGCGATGCGCTGAAACCTGCACTGAGCGTGCTCGAAAACCTGTCGTTCTGGCGGGATTTTCTGGGCGGCGAGACCGGCGACGTCAACCCATGCCTCGCCGCCGTGGGACTCGGCCACGCCACCTATCTGCCGGCGGCTTATCTCTCGGCCGGCCAGCGGCGGCGGCTTTCGATCGCGCGCCTGCTGGCGGTGCGCCGGCCGGTCTGGCTATTGGACGAGCCGACCTCGGCGCTCGACACTGCCGGACAGGAAATATTCGTGGGCGTCATGCGGGAGCATTTGGCCAGCGGCGGGATCATTGTTGCGGCGACGCATGCCCCGCTCGGGATCGAAGCGAGGGAACTGCGGATGGGGGGTGGGAAGTGA
- a CDS encoding DUF1223 domain-containing protein, whose translation MSAMMAYNCISRWTGALGVCAIIAVIRPAHADPRAVVELFTSQGCSSCPPADQIVGELAKDPSVIALSMPIDYWDYLGWKDTLADSRFSARQKAYSHVRGDRNLYTPQMIVNGSVQVIGSDRAAIDSAIKNTSKTEGVMSVPVKMTLSGKLLNVSIEASKVPTAGRGEVWICSISKAVPISIGRGENRGQQVTYYNVVRNLVKVGDWSGGSGNWTVPLENISRDGVDAAVVYVQDGSRDKPGAMLGAAMTALR comes from the coding sequence ATGTCTGCGATGATGGCCTACAACTGCATATCGCGATGGACCGGTGCGCTCGGCGTTTGCGCGATCATCGCCGTCATCCGCCCGGCTCATGCCGATCCGCGTGCCGTGGTCGAATTGTTCACCTCGCAGGGCTGTTCGTCGTGCCCGCCGGCCGACCAGATCGTCGGCGAACTCGCCAAGGATCCGTCCGTGATCGCGCTGAGCATGCCGATCGACTATTGGGACTATCTTGGCTGGAAGGACACGCTGGCGGATTCGCGTTTCAGCGCGCGTCAGAAAGCCTATTCGCATGTGCGCGGCGATCGTAACCTCTACACGCCGCAGATGATCGTCAACGGCTCGGTGCAGGTGATCGGCAGCGATCGCGCGGCCATCGACAGCGCCATCAAGAATACCAGCAAGACTGAAGGCGTGATGTCGGTGCCGGTGAAGATGACGTTGTCGGGCAAACTGCTCAACGTCTCGATAGAGGCGAGCAAGGTGCCGACGGCGGGCCGCGGCGAAGTCTGGATCTGCTCGATCTCAAAGGCGGTGCCGATCTCGATTGGGCGCGGCGAGAATCGCGGCCAACAAGTCACCTACTACAACGTGGTGCGTAATCTCGTGAAGGTCGGCGACTGGAGCGGCGGTTCGGGAAACTGGACCGTTCCGCTGGAAAATATTTCCCGCGACGGCGTGGATGCCGCGGTTGTCTACGTCCAGGACGGCAGTCGCGACAAGCCGGGCGCGATGCTCGGCGCCGCCATGACGGCGCTGCGCTAG